Proteins encoded by one window of Listeria cossartiae subsp. cossartiae:
- a CDS encoding DUF1433 domain-containing protein has product MKKYTIFILFLILIIVFSGVLFWKKHQENVEREAFLKEESPRIEQFLKYNYNNINKLNFTHVKVSPMGITYIEGFINNDENLFFSATIYDEHFENSISVPEDVSNWRKNEINKTVSEIQQQEKDKNP; this is encoded by the coding sequence TTGAAGAAATACACAATTTTTATTCTTTTTTTAATTTTAATCATAGTTTTTAGTGGGGTTTTATTTTGGAAAAAACATCAAGAAAATGTGGAAAGAGAAGCATTCCTAAAAGAAGAGTCCCCTAGAATTGAACAATTTTTGAAGTATAACTATAACAATATTAACAAATTGAACTTTACTCATGTTAAAGTTTCTCCTATGGGGATTACATACATAGAAGGGTTTATCAATAATGACGAAAATCTATTTTTCAGTGCTACTATTTATGATGAACATTTTGAAAATAGCATTAGTGTCCCTGAAGATGTTAGCAATTGGCGTAAAAACGAAATAAATAAAACTGTTTCCGAAATTCAGCAACAAGAAAAAGACAAAAATCCTTGA
- a CDS encoding DUF1433 domain-containing protein, producing MKKQPIIIVSILIIILSCFTGYVFWKKYEIHLANETLLKEEAPRIEKYLKYNYNNIENVTFTKADFTGMGTPYIEGYVNGDKDLYFTTSIYNDHFEKNVGMPIEMYEWAKYPVDKTVTEIQQQENSKTQ from the coding sequence TTGAAAAAACAGCCTATTATTATCGTATCTATTTTAATCATCATTTTGAGTTGTTTTACTGGCTATGTATTTTGGAAAAAATATGAAATTCATCTAGCAAATGAAACTCTTTTAAAAGAAGAAGCCCCACGAATCGAAAAATATTTAAAATATAACTATAATAATATTGAGAACGTAACCTTTACTAAGGCTGATTTTACAGGAATGGGTACTCCATACATAGAAGGATATGTTAACGGTGATAAGGATCTATACTTCACAACTTCTATTTATAACGATCATTTTGAAAAAAATGTTGGAATGCCAATAGAAATGTATGAATGGGCTAAATATCCCGTAGATAAAACGGTAACCGAAATCCAACAACAAGAAAACTCAAAAACACAATAA
- a CDS encoding lipase family protein produces the protein MKLREDTNFYLAAECYEDKSLKVGQEIQIENKEKWITINSTNQNNGLQAIAVVPLKDYKNYNSGNLKTYNHIIFVSRGSEELDDWKENIGLLDKDGSKQSQFKSYDKFVNETLKKYRTMDYSFTGHSLGGGLAQYEAVKHLKPAVTFAAARSFNKLTEEEQEKALRGEYWNLIKDYYHSDDVVGMLPPNATVFYQQFLMKRNTSKNKLDKLGIGGHMQSTFTGCFGENGSAELLVKPDEIINQIRRLDDVFMKMRQIENIMQDYEEWEKSQSQRLRYRLDEETWEGGKYSELTNWDVDDVLTEVSQKYKDGVYRFHDTDKFEEFYDGNRKAIQKLSGFKEEVINAALSFNKKDKELGSWIKENSKGW, from the coding sequence GTGAAATTAAGAGAGGATACAAACTTTTATTTAGCAGCGGAATGCTATGAAGATAAAAGTTTAAAAGTCGGACAGGAAATTCAAATAGAGAATAAAGAAAAATGGATAACCATCAACTCCACAAACCAAAACAACGGTCTTCAAGCAATTGCAGTGGTGCCTTTAAAAGACTACAAAAACTATAATAGCGGGAATTTAAAAACATATAATCATATTATTTTTGTTTCAAGAGGTTCGGAAGAGTTAGATGATTGGAAGGAAAATATAGGTTTGCTTGATAAGGATGGTAGCAAGCAAAGTCAATTTAAATCCTATGATAAATTTGTTAATGAAACACTGAAAAAATATAGAACGATGGATTATAGTTTCACAGGTCATAGTTTGGGCGGTGGATTGGCTCAGTATGAGGCAGTGAAACATTTAAAGCCTGCCGTAACGTTTGCTGCTGCGCGATCATTTAATAAATTAACAGAAGAAGAGCAAGAAAAAGCTTTACGCGGAGAATATTGGAATCTAATAAAAGACTATTATCATTCAGATGATGTTGTTGGGATGTTACCTCCGAATGCAACCGTTTTTTACCAGCAATTTTTAATGAAACGAAATACGAGCAAAAATAAATTAGACAAACTAGGTATCGGTGGGCATATGCAGTCTACTTTTACAGGGTGTTTTGGGGAAAATGGTTCTGCTGAGTTACTAGTTAAACCAGATGAAATCATCAATCAAATTAGACGATTAGATGATGTTTTTATGAAAATGCGCCAGATAGAAAATATTATGCAAGATTACGAGGAATGGGAGAAGAGCCAGTCACAACGTTTGCGATATAGGCTAGATGAAGAAACTTGGGAGGGTGGAAAGTATAGCGAATTAACGAATTGGGATGTGGATGATGTGCTTACAGAAGTCTCACAGAAATATAAAGATGGTGTATATAGATTCCATGATACGGATAAATTTGAAGAGTTTTATGATGGAAATCGAAAAGCAATTCAAAAATTAAGTGGTTTTAAAGAAGAAGTAATTAATGCTGCACTTTCCTTTAATAAAAAAGATAAAGAACTAGGAAGTTGGATAAAAGAAAATAGTAAAGGATGGTAG
- a CDS encoding DUF1433 domain-containing protein, producing the protein MKKHQENVEREAFLKEESPRIEQFLKYNYSNINKVTFTHVKVSPMGIPYIEGYINDDKELAFSASIFEDHFERSISIPKQVGEWSKYEVDKSVTEIQQEKDKNP; encoded by the coding sequence TTGAAAAAACATCAAGAAAATGTGGAAAGAGAAGCGTTCCTAAAAGAAGAGTCTCCTAGAATTGAACAATTTTTAAAATATAACTATAGCAATATTAATAAAGTAACTTTTACTCATGTAAAGGTTTCGCCTATGGGAATCCCTTATATTGAAGGGTATATTAACGATGATAAAGAGCTTGCTTTTAGTGCATCTATATTCGAAGACCACTTTGAAAGAAGTATCAGTATACCAAAACAGGTTGGAGAATGGAGCAAATATGAGGTTGATAAATCTGTAACTGAAATTCAACAAGAAAAAGACAAAAATCCTTGA
- a CDS encoding DUF1433 domain-containing protein, with product MKKQPIILISILIIVLCSLCGFLFWKKYENQNTNRIFTQQKPRIEAFFDYNYNGINEITLTSLQENPTGVVHIKGYLNGDEDLWIDAGLFDSAGVEIVNSAKEVDEKFLKTENEENIKTVSEIQQEKNKNP from the coding sequence TTGAAAAAACAGCCTATTATTCTCATCTCTATTTTAATCATCGTGCTATGTTCGTTATGTGGATTTTTATTTTGGAAAAAATATGAAAATCAAAATACTAACAGGATATTCACTCAACAAAAACCAAGAATTGAAGCGTTTTTCGATTATAATTACAATGGTATTAATGAAATTACTTTAACTAGTTTACAGGAAAATCCAACTGGTGTAGTTCACATTAAAGGTTATCTAAATGGGGATGAAGATTTATGGATTGATGCTGGACTCTTTGATTCAGCTGGAGTAGAGATAGTAAATTCTGCAAAAGAAGTAGATGAAAAGTTTCTGAAAACTGAAAACGAAGAAAATATAAAAACAGTTTCTGAAATCCAACAAGAAAAAAACAAAAATCCTTGA